GCGCGCGAGTTCTTCTGCACGAGGCGCACGTACATGCGCGCCTCCTCGTGGCCCGGATCCTCCTGCAGCACGTACGCCCACTGCTCGACGGCCTCCTGCGGCCGGCCGAGCGTGTAGTACGTGAGGCCGAGCTGGACGTAGGCTTCGAGATAGCGGTCGTTGCCGCGCAGCACGCGCTGCAGCTCGAGCACCGCCTTGCTCGGCAGCCCGGCCTCGCGCAGCGCGATCGCGAGCCGGAAGCGGATGTCGTGGAAATCGGGGCAGCGGTCGAGCGCCTTGCGGTAGGCGTCGATCGCCTCGCGGTGCTCGCCGACCTCGGCGTAGGCGTCGCCGACGGCGGCCTGGAGGTTGGCGAGCTTGCCGCGCGTCGTCGCGTCGAGGCTCCCGCCCGCACCGCGCGCGACGAGGGCTGCGCGCTCCGCGTACTCGCGCGCCTGGTCGTAGTTGCCGCGCCGCTCGTGCACCGTGGCGAGGGCGAGCAGCGCCTCGGCGTAGGAGGGGTTGATGCGCACGGCGGCGCGCAGGTCGTCGGCCGCGGCCTCGAGGTCGCCGCGACGGTCGTGCAGCAGCCCCATCATGTAGTGCACGTCCGCGAAGCCTTCGCGCGTGAGGAGCAGCGTCTCGAACGCGCGCAGCGCCGTCTCGTCGTCGCCGTTCTCGAAGCTCTGCCGGCCGAGCGCGTAGGCCGCGCGCTCCTCCGACGTCATGCGAACGTGGTACTGGCTCATGTTCCCCCCCCCCGGTCGGAGCCACCGTTCTTCGCTGCGGACGCGCTCGCGGCGCGCCCGGTCAGTTCGACGCCGAGATCCGCTCCTGGGCGGCGCGCGCGAGTGCGCTGTCGCGGTAGTTCTCGACGATGACGTGATAGAGCCGGAGCGCCTCGTCGTGCAGCTTCATGCGGTCGTAGCAGACGGCGAGCTTGTAGAGCGCCTCGGCGTCGTGGCCGAGCCCCGGATACTCGTCGAGCAGGCTGCGGTAGCGCTCCGCGGCGGCCTGGTGCTCGCCGCGCTGCATGTAGAAGTCGCCGGTCGCGAGCACGCTGCGCGCGAGGCGGCCCCGCAGATCGAGCAGGACGATCTCGCCCTCGCGCGTCTCGGGCGCGTAGGGGTAGTCGCGCATGAGGCGCTCGAGATAGGTCATCGCCTCGCGCGCCGCCGTCTGGTCCCGGTCGATCGTCGCGCGCTGCTCGTAGTGGCACTGCGCGGCGCGCAGGATCGTGTACGGAACCTTCGGGTGCTGCGGGTGGAGGTCGGCGAAGTCGCGGTAGTAGGAGAGCGCCTCTTCGAAGCGGTCGTCCTCGAAGTACGCGTCCGCGATCTTGAGCTCCGCGCGCACCGCGTACTCGCTGTACGGATAGTTGTCGATGATCGACTGGAAGTCCTCGATCGCGCCGGTCGTGTCGACGCGCGGGATCAGCCAGAGGATGCGCGTGCCCGCGAGCTTCTCGGTGCCGCGCTCGTACAGCTCCTCGGCCGACGGGAGGTCGTCGAAGTCGGGCTCGCTCGTCGTCTGGCACGCGGCGAGGGTGACGAGGAGGGCCACGAGCGCGACGATCCGGACGGCCTCGGCGCGGCGACGGGCTCGGCGAGTTCGCAAGTCGGGATACCTCGGGGGTGCGCGGAACCTAGCCCTCTCTTGCAACCATGTCGATTTGCTAGGGTTTCGTCCGACCGCCCGAGCCGGGCGGATCCATCGACGAGACCGAGCGCGACGACGCGCCCGCGCGGGGCGGGCGGCGGTCGGGTGCGGCCCGCGAGCTCGCGAGGTCGAACGCGCCGTCGCGGCGCGAGCAGGAGTGGCTCCATGGACAACGACTCGATCTCCAACCTCAAGTTCGACTCCCGCATGGCGCGCCGGCGCGGCTGGGTGAGCGACGAGGAGCGCGACGCGTACCTCGCCGCGCTGCCCGACACGGCGGAGAAGCTCGAGGTCGTCGCGGACGTCGCGCCGCCGGGCGCGCAGGGCGAGGAGCGCGGCGACGCGTGATCAAGGCGAGCTTCGGTGCGCGGCTCGACGCCTGGATCCACCGGCTCTTCCCGTTCCTCTTCCGACGCTCGCGCCCGATCGATCCCAACCTCCTCACGTGCACCGGTGCGGTCGTCGCGGTCGCGGCGGCGCTGATGCTCGCAGCCGGGCAGCTCCGGCTCGGCGGCGCGCTGATCCTCGCGAGCGGCTTCTTCGACCTCGTCGACGGCGTGGTCGCGCGCCACTACGGCGTGTCGACGGAGTTCGGCTCGTTCCTCGACGCGACGCTCGACCGGCTGGTCGACGTCGTGCTGCTGTGCGGCGTGCTCGCGTGGTACGCGGGCGAGGGCGACCGCGCGACGGCCGCGGTGGCGGCCGTCGCGCTCGCGACGGCGGTGCTCACCTCGTACGCGAAGGCGCGCGCCGAGACGCGCATCCCGGTGCTCGAGGGCGGGCTGCTCGAGCGCGGCGAGCGCATCGGGCTGCTCGCGGCGGGCGCGCTCTTCGACGTGCTCGCGCCCGTGCTCTGGCTGCTCGCCGCGGGCGGCGTCGTCACCGTCGCCCAGCGATTCGCGGTGGCCTACCGTGCGCTCGGTGACCTCGACGCGACGCGGCGCGGTGCCTCTCCGGACGGCCCGCAGCGCGAAGCCCGGTCGGGCGGCGCGTCGGCGCCGGCGAGGTCGTGAGGGCAGCGCGTGACCGACCGGACGAAGCTCCCCGACGTCGACTTCTCGAACTTCGCGCTCTCCCTCGCGGCGACCGCCATGGTGCAGCTCGGCATCGTGCCCGACCCCGAATCGGGCGAGGCGGCCGAGCCCAACGTCCTGCTTGCCCGCCACACGATCGACACGCTCGAGATGCTGCGCGCGAAGACGCGCGGCAACCTCGACGCCGACGAGTCGAAGCTGATCGACAGCCTGCTCTACGAGCTGCGTCTGCGCGTCGTGGAGGTCGAAGGGGCGCGCGGCGGCACCGGGCCGGGCCCGACCGACGGCTGACGCCCGTGCCCGTGCTCGAGCTCGTCGCGCCCGCCAAGGTGAACCTGGGCCTGCGCATCACCGGCCGCCGCCCGGACGGCTACCACACGCTCGACTCGCTGTTCGCGCCGCTCGACCTCGGCGATCGCGTGCGCGTCGAGCTCGGCACCTGCGCGCCCGGCGACGCGAGCGGCTCGCGCATCGCGCTGGCGGTGCGCGGCCTCGGCGCCGACGCGCTGCCCGCCGATGCGAGCAACCTCGCCGCGCGCGCCGCGCACGCCTTCCTGCGCGCGGCGGGCATGCGGGCCGAGCTCGCGATCGACCTCGAGAAGCGCGTTCCTTCGGGCGCGGGCCTCGGCGGTGGGTCGAGCGACGCGGCCGCCGTGCTG
This genomic interval from Myxococcota bacterium contains the following:
- a CDS encoding tetratricopeptide repeat protein translates to MSQYHVRMTSEERAAYALGRQSFENGDDETALRAFETLLLTREGFADVHYMMGLLHDRRGDLEAAADDLRAAVRINPSYAEALLALATVHERRGNYDQAREYAERAALVARGAGGSLDATTRGKLANLQAAVGDAYAEVGEHREAIDAYRKALDRCPDFHDIRFRLAIALREAGLPSKAVLELQRVLRGNDRYLEAYVQLGLTYYTLGRPQEAVEQWAYVLQEDPGHEEARMYVRLVQKNSRARQSA
- a CDS encoding outer membrane protein assembly factor BamD, which produces MRTRRARRRAEAVRIVALVALLVTLAACQTTSEPDFDDLPSAEELYERGTEKLAGTRILWLIPRVDTTGAIEDFQSIIDNYPYSEYAVRAELKIADAYFEDDRFEEALSYYRDFADLHPQHPKVPYTILRAAQCHYEQRATIDRDQTAAREAMTYLERLMRDYPYAPETREGEIVLLDLRGRLARSVLATGDFYMQRGEHQAAAERYRSLLDEYPGLGHDAEALYKLAVCYDRMKLHDEALRLYHVIVENYRDSALARAAQERISASN
- a CDS encoding CDP-alcohol phosphatidyltransferase family protein, which produces MIKASFGARLDAWIHRLFPFLFRRSRPIDPNLLTCTGAVVAVAAALMLAAGQLRLGGALILASGFFDLVDGVVARHYGVSTEFGSFLDATLDRLVDVVLLCGVLAWYAGEGDRATAAVAAVALATAVLTSYAKARAETRIPVLEGGLLERGERIGLLAAGALFDVLAPVLWLLAAGGVVTVAQRFAVAYRALGDLDATRRGASPDGPQREARSGGASAPARS
- a CDS encoding DUF1844 domain-containing protein, which encodes MTDRTKLPDVDFSNFALSLAATAMVQLGIVPDPESGEAAEPNVLLARHTIDTLEMLRAKTRGNLDADESKLIDSLLYELRLRVVEVEGARGGTGPGPTDG